In Pleurodeles waltl isolate 20211129_DDA chromosome 5, aPleWal1.hap1.20221129, whole genome shotgun sequence, one genomic interval encodes:
- the CCDC185 gene encoding coiled-coil domain-containing protein 185 has protein sequence MGDAEPTLHLDLNNFEGKEHQGSRYVLTSPRSLEACALQGVRPVELLYRPLAEFVWESPGTSLPVVTAHYEAHERERRRNLRLCREQRRRLLAEEKREPPPGDAGDRADYIRRVLPGEPKVDRPKQDPRGEGSAEPIVKQDRPAGHEDEHEGPVGHKKPPDQGRPARKLPTRPEVPPCTSLRDVSRSSEATSQKLRQLAAEIERETQVSVPERDKKIAALMLLRHQEERALEGSRREAERAWEEARRREVRSRRRSERERKAQLGRRLHRWQQELAERRARVRQEERAARAVRELDAERGETLRQQHAEEVGDRRQQDLERIKKQAESRRRGIERVRREREVAGKVARERVGRRLQQRMGRALQAKVQRESQERRRLKAQNEEARRRHSSKRVEAESQARAEELLRRLSLEHKAQRSHEAYEQAVGERSRELKERAAREEEHIQRALVRAERRQQEESRHKQQLVQLSELKIQQAREQAQLSIQDRAGRAREVNTLKERVHHILMMRVAEEEQSHRRQVQHSIHRKDQKSDQILREKEAVQEEARKVARASFQMREKVREQIKARTFDQMVLEAKLNASLLKDSSREGRVPSTGQPAF, from the coding sequence ATGGGGGACGCCGAACCAACGCTGCACCTAGACCTAAACAACTTTGAGGGGAAGGAGCACCAGGGCAGCCGCTATGTGCTGACCAGCCCTCGGTCCTTGGAGGCCTGCGCCCTGCAGGGCGTGCGGCCAGTGGAACTACTGTACCGGCCCCTGGCAGAGTTCGTCTGGGAGAGCCCGGGGACCTCGCTGCCCGTGGTGACCGCGCACTATGAGGCCCACGAGAGAGAGCGCCGCCGCAACCTGCGGCTATGCCGAGAGCAGCGTCGACGGTTGCTGGCTGAAGAGAAGCGAGAGCCCCCTCCGGGCGACGCTGGCGATCGAGCGGACTATATCCGGAGGGTCCTGCCTGGGGAGCCGAAGGTGGATCGGCCCAAGCAGGACCCAAGGGGCGAGGGGTCCGCCGAGCCAATTGTTAAGCAAGACAGGCCCGCGGGTCACGAAGACGAACATGAGGGGCCCGTCGGACACAAGAAGCCTCCTGACCAGGGGCGACCGGCGAGGAAGCTCCCCACCCGGCCCGAAGTGCCCCCGTGCACCAGTCTGCGCGACGTCAGCCGCTCGAGTGAAGCTACCAGCCAGAAGTTACGTCAACTGGCCGCGGAAATCGAGCGCGAGACGCAGGTGTCAGTGCCCGAACGCGACAAGAAGATCGCTGCGCTGATGCTGCTCAGGCACCAGGAGGAGCGCGCGCTGGAGGGGAGCCGGCGCGAGGCCGAACGAGCTTGGGAAGAGGCGAGGCGGCGCGAGGTGCGCAGCCGGCGGCGCTCGGAGCGCGAGCGTAAGGCGCAGCTGGGCCGCCGTCTGCATCGCTGGCAACAGGAGCTTGCGGAGCGGCGCGCGAGGGTGCGACAAGAGGAGCGGGCGGCTCGCGCAGTGCGGGAGCTCGATGCGGAGCGAGGGGAGACCCTCCGGCAGCAGCACGCGGAGGAAGTGGGCGACCGCCGGCAGCAGGACCTGGAGCGCATCAAAAAGCAGGCGGAGAGCCGCCGGCGGGGCATAGAGCGGGTGCGCCGGGAGCGGGAGGTGGCGGGCAAGGTGGCGCGGGAGCGAGTCGGGCGGCGACTTCAGCAGCGCATGGGCCGGGCCCTGCAGGCTAAAGTTCAGCGGGAGTCCCAAGAGCGCCGGAGGCTGAAGGCCCAGAACGAAGAGGCCAGGCGGAGACACTCAAGCAAGCGGGTAGAGGCGGAGAGCCAGGCCCGCGCCGAGGAGCTGCTGCGCCGCCTCAGCCTAGAGCACAAGGCCCAGAGGTCGCACGAGGCCTACGAGCAGGCGGTGGGCGAGCGCAGCCGGGAGCTGAAGGAGCGGGCGGCCCGCGAGGAGGAGCACATCCAGCGGGCGCTGGTCCGGGCCGAGCGGCGGCAGCAGGAGGAGAGCCGCCACAAGCAGCAGCTGGTGCAGCTCAGCGAGCTGAAGATCCAGCAGGCGCGGGAGCAGGCCCAGCTCAGCATCCAGGACCGGGCGGGCCGCGCCCGAGAGGTCAACACCCTGAAGGAGCGCGTCCACCACATCCTGATGATGCGGGTGGCCGAggaggagcagagccaccggcGGCAGGTGCAGCACTCCATCCACCGGAAGGACCAGAAGAGCGACCAGATCCTGCGGGAGAAGGAGGCCGTCCAGGAGGAGGCGCGCAAGGTGGCCCGCGCCTCCTTCCAGATGCGGGAGAAGGTGCGCGAGCAGATCAAAGCGAGGACCTTCGACCAGATGGTGCTGGAGGCCAAGCTCAACGCCAGCCTCCTCAAGGACAGCAGTCGAGAAGGTCGGGTGCCCAGCACGGGCCAGCCCGCCTTCTGA